In Bacillota bacterium, the sequence TCTATGTTTATCTGCCGGTCCCGGCAGGGGTGAGAGGCACATGAGCCGTTTCAATGGGGTTTTCGCCACCGTCCGCACTGAAGGCGGACTCTTGCCTGCGGACCTTCTAGCACGCATTGCCGCCGGCGACAAGGAGCTTGATGGACTGACGCCTGACGATTACCACCTGGCGCAAGGCGAGCGCATCAACGAGGTCATCATCCGGTCCTGGAACCGCCTTGTCGCAGCATGGAACGGATTTCGTTCTGCGATTTCGAAACTTCCGCCAGGGGATCCTGGTACCTCAGTTACGCGCGAACGGTGGCTCCTCATCCTATTCCAGGAGCTTGGCTACGGCCGCCTCGCTGCCGCGCACGGCTTGGAGATCGAAGGCAAGCCGTACCCGATTTCGCATCTGTGGCAGAAGGTTCCCATCCATCTTGTCGGCGTTGGTGTAGACCTAGACCGCCGCACGGCGGGTGTGGCCGGTGCGGCGCGAACGAGCCCTCACGGATTGGTGCAAGAGTACTTGAATCGCAGCAAGGATCACCTTTGGGGATTTGTCTCGAACGGGCTGCGGCTGCGGCTCCTCCGGGATAACGCCAGCCTTACCCGTCAGGCGTACGTGGAGTTCGATCTCGAAGCCATGATGGAAAGCCAGGCCTATGCCGACTTTGCGCTGTTGTGGCTTCTCTGCCATGAGTCACGAGTAGACAACGGGGAGCGCCCGGAGGACTGTTGGCTGGAACGGTGGATGGGGTTCGCACGAGAACAGGGTACCCGTGCCTTGGACAACCTGCGTGCCGGCGTGGAGCAAGCCATCACCGCCCTGGGGAGAGGGTTTCTGGCACATCCTGGCAACGCGGACCTTCTGCGCCGCCTGCGGGCAGGCGAGTTGTCGACACAGGACTACTACCGTCAGCTTTTACGCCTGGTATACCGGCTCATATTCCTTTTCGTCGCCGAGGATAGAGGGCTCCTCCTGGACCCACACGCGCCAGCACCGGCCCACCAGCGTTACCTGCGTTATTACGCCGCGTCGCGCCTACGCCGTTTGGCTGAGCGCGTACGTGGCACGCGTCATTCTGACCTCTATCGTTCATTGCGCATTGTCATGGAGAAGCTGGGAAGCGACATCGGCTGCCCTGAGCTGGGTCTGCCGGCTTTGGGAAGTTTCCTCTGGTCTCGTGCGGCGATCGCGGACTTGGCCGAGTCCGACATTGCCAACTGCGATCTCCTGGAGGCCGTACGCGCTCTCTCCTTTACAGTACAAGACGGGGTGCGTCGGGTGGTTGATTACAAGAATCTCGGTTCTGAGGAGTTGGGCAGCGTCTATG encodes:
- a CDS encoding type II DNA modification enzyme; translated protein: MSRFNGVFATVRTEGGLLPADLLARIAAGDKELDGLTPDDYHLAQGERINEVIIRSWNRLVAAWNGFRSAISKLPPGDPGTSVTRERWLLILFQELGYGRLAAAHGLEIEGKPYPISHLWQKVPIHLVGVGVDLDRRTAGVAGAARTSPHGLVQEYLNRSKDHLWGFVSNGLRLRLLRDNASLTRQAYVEFDLEAMMESQAYADFALLWLLCHESRVDNGERPEDCWLERWMGFAREQGTRALDNLRAGVEQAITALGRGFLAHPGNADLLRRLRAGELSTQDYYRQLLRLVYRLIFLFVAEDRGLLLDPHAPAPAHQRYLRYYAASRLRRLAERVRGTRHSDLYRSLRIVMEKLGSDIGCPELGLPALGSFLWSRAAIADLAESDIANCDLLEAVRALSFTVQDGVRRVVDYKNLGSEELGSVYESLLELHPEVNADAATFDLRVVSGHERKTTGSYYTPSSLIQSLLDSALDPV